TAGACATGATTCTGGATTGTTATTATGGCATCATGCATTAAATTAAATTACCTGAACAGCATGAACTAATGAATAGACATACAAAGCCTTCTCAGAACAAAGCAGAATATGTGATTGCTTTGTTGTTGCATCCTCACTGTTACCCTGTCCATCTGTGTACAATGATATTAATAATCACCTCTATCTTTCTGATAGTTTGCTTCATAAATATCAGCATTCAACAATATTATTAAACTATATTGATCCTAAACAGAATAAGCATCTGCATTGAGTTCTTGATAAATTTGATCATTATGTTATCTTTTGTATAGGCTTACCCAACACCTGCATAAATAGAGCTCTAGAGGGCTTCTTTGGATGAACACTTCCATTGCCAAGTGTGTTTCCAGTTTCACTATCAAGTGCAAGAATAGATGAGTCCTTTGTTCCGACCACTAGAATGTTCTTCGCAAAACCCTGCAGACTGCATGTTAGGAAGTGTAGATCGACAATGCCGGCGGATATTTCGCTAGCAATGTTTTTCTGATACAGCAATGTTGGTCCATCCATGCTAAAAACTGAAACCTGTAACAAACAATAGTTAAGGAACTAAAAATCCAAACAAATGATAAGGGTTAATATAAATGCAAAACTCACATATTTTCTTACAACTCAGGTATCTGACCTCAAATTCATATCTAAGGATACTTTTGGACAATGAGCGAAAAACACATTTTCAAGATTGAAATAAAAAGGTATAAAGTATAATCTCACATGTCCTTGATCAGAACCAACTGCAAGATGTGTTGAACTGTGATTTATGTTCATAGAAAGCACAGCACCATTAGTCTTCAGAACTTTTACACTCTGGATTATATGATCAGTTCCTTTCTTTGAACCGCCtgcacaaagaggaatcgaaaTGAAAGTTGCtgttaattaaaatatttaagagTTTTAGCTTTCTGATAACAAAGAAAATTCTATATTCTATGTCATACCAGTAAGAGACATGAAGCTGTTGGTAGTATATGGTTCAGGTTTGAATCTAAATAAGCGAACCTGTTAATCATGTTTATGGAAAACATATTATAACTAGGAAAGGATGAAAATTTAAGAAAATGATCACAATGTATCATCGAAGAAATCTAACCGTTCCGCTCTGATCACCAGAAACAAGAAGAGGATATGTGCTATCAAAAAATAATGCTGTCAAGGGTATGCCACTTAAAGAAAAATCATTTTCACTCTGCATTAAGATCAAGGAAAAAGATTAAGAAAAGAACTTATGACTGAAATTATGCTAACTATTAAGTTCTAAATCATGAATATGGAAAAGGGGACTTGATTACAAACTTTTAAACTAACTATAAAGAtccaattgaaaattaattgaAACTATTGGGATGTCTAGGATAATTTAACCACGAAAAAATATTACCTGTTGCTTTAACTGCAGAATTGGGATGAAAAGGGGACATGAAGCATCCCAGAAGTTTAGAGCACCATTGCTGTGTCCAGTTATGTACAGATTTTGAACTTTTGAGAATCCAGTAAACTTTGCGGAACTCATCAGTGTAGACCCGTCCTTTTGATTAGTTTCGACCGTAATAAGTGGTGGATAATTTTTTATCAGCTCTCTATAATACTATGTCACCATAGAAAAGAAAATCACAAACAAGTACATTAGTATAGAAGATGTAAATTTCAAGAAAGAATGAATATATGGATTAAATTTCAGGAGCACTCATTAAATGTGCTTCATAAGTATGCAAGTATTTCTTGCAGACTATGCAGCTTAATGGAGTGTCCGTGCTTCTTATGTCGAGTGAAAAACAATCCAAATTCATAACTCCTATTAATTTATTACCTCCTCTTCAATGTTTAATACATCGGTAGTGTTGGATATGAATTTTGAAGTTGTGATGCTTGAATCTGCAAATGGTAATTTCACAGTCACTTCCTTTGGAAGTGAGGGTGAGGACTTGGATTGGCTTTGTATCAGATATCTTTCAATCAAGCCATCATCATATTGATATATATGGCCTGATTTCCCAATCAGAATCAAAGATTCTTGTCTGTGCTTGCTTTGTTCATTTGAAGTTGCTGATATGAGCTCCATGGCAACACAACTTTCAGACAAATGAAGGCCCAACTTAATCGTGCGAGATTCTATGTTCTCATTCAATAACACTACCTGCATCATAGAAAGTTTCAACCATGATCTCAAGAATTTCTATCTAGGTTAATTACTATAGAACTTTTACTTATCTAGGATAGAAATTCTGAAAAGTTAgtatgaaaattaaagaaataaacctagaagcatctgaaAGTATTTTGAAGAATCCGGTATCACACAAATCCGATACAAACAAGCAATTCTGATAATATTTTCAGCAAAAACATGCGAATACCTGCAATGAGTTTAAAGAAGATGCATCATCACAATCTCCCATGACATATAATCTACTAGCCTTCCCTTCAGCATAAATCCATTTCATTGATCCTATGGGAATTTTCTCTGACTTGTATCCCAAGTTAAGTTTAAGAAGAGGAGTGTTCTGTGTAGTATTATGATCCGGCGCTGATGCTGAACTGTCTCGTCCGATGTTTAGGGAAGGGATACTCCAAACGAAGATCTCTCCGTTGTTGTAGCCTACAACAACTTTGCTTCCAAAAGGACATGACCAACATGCAGAAGAAACTTTCTTTGTTTCACTATGGAGTGGTTGTGACATGTTTCCACCAGTTTTGAAAACAGTTTTGCTTTCTCTAATATCCCACAAAATTATCTGGCCATTTCTAAAGATTATCAGAACCCTGCATTGAAACAAAAAACAGAAACTTGAATTGACTGAAATTTTTATACTGCCATCGTATCAAAATTAAGTCTTTCCGTATGCACTCGAGTGTATAATAGTacaaaagttttcaatcaagtTCTTATAGCTTAAACATTTCAAATTCATTTCCAATATTTTGTACAAACATTTTTCAACCAGGTCCATAAGAATTATCACAAAACTTTATAATGTGTGAAAACTTTATATGGCAATGTATCATTTGGTATGTACTATGTAGGTTTCATCACAAAATGTTAGAACTAGGGATCCAATTACAAACTTCTATATAACTTATAGAGACTTGATTACAAACTTTAAAATTATAGAGACCTAATTGAAATTTGTGGAAAATCTAGAGATAATCTTGAGAGTAATTTCACCTTTTACTTTCAGCTGCTGGTTGAGGCAGAATATGTGTCACAACAGTATCATCAGGCACTTCAGAATCTCCTAAATAATGTGATTAAGGAACTTAAGCTCAAATAATTAATGAATCAATGTTAATCAACTATTCTACAGCAAAATAGATACTAATGTATCTCAAATTCTCACCGTAAGAAGCCGAGAGGGGTATTGTGTACTGCATTTGAACCATATGCCAAGGTTCTTGATCAATCTTCAACACTGAAATATTACCATTAGAATATCCAATGTACCTGCCAAtggaaaaatgcatatgataaATTTTGGACCTCcctcaaaaattaatttttgatagTTTAGCATGAATTGTGCATATTATTACTTACATATATAGGCTATGTTGTATGACTGCAAAGGAAGTGATTTCTTCCTTCACAATGTAAGCATCTGACAAAAGTTTCTTGTCTATGTCCCAAACCTAAATATGATATTTCTTAGAAGAATCAATTAACTTACTAGCACATTAATTTTTTGCTTTCGATATTGTAATGTAATGTAATATCAGTGCAAAGGAATTTTACATTGTCAACCAATAGAAATTTTAAGGAAGTGTCAAGTCAAGATACATGACCACCAATTATAACTATCTACGATTATTTGCTATCTATTAGTTGACCTGTAAAACTGTTTCGCACTGTCAATTCATAGAAATTATTCTCAACAATGCAATGCAGAGGCAGCTAGACAAATTGTTATAAATGCAAGAGAAAGTTAACTTGCCTCAATATGATTATTGGAAGTAACATTTATAAGAATGCCTTGGTTCTGGATGAACTGCATTATATCAAATGTGAATGTCAATGTGAGTGTTACAATACAATGCATACTTATATGTGTATATAACTTATATATAGGGAAATTTGATCATGAAAAGTAAGGGCCATCACCTGTAAGAACTTGCTAGGCAATGGCTCACTAGATTCAAGTAGGCCTTGGGAATTACCTTTACCATATAGTTTAATCCGACCATCCCTTTTTGGAAATAAATCTCAACACAATCAGTTTCGACTTGAAGCTTATGAGGACAAAAAAAGGATCTCATTTAATAACACTTAACATGTTCAAATATTCCATTTCCATGATAGATTTCACATAGGAAAGAGTACAACAACACAAAACCAGTTAAGTAAAAAGAATTATCCACGAAAGACGACAAAGTTACTCGTGAAAGAACAAAAATTCTTCAAATACACTCAAAAGACTCGTTGACAAAACTATTGAAAAGACTTAGAATTAGGCTAGGGCCAAGGGGAATGAATGAAATTACTTTGTTGAAATGGCCAGTATCATGTGAGTATTGTCAAAAGCAAAGTTTGCAGCACCAGATGGCACCCCATTATGAAATAACAACCTTGGATCCACATCACTTGCTTTTAATCCATCTGAGGAATTTCCTCCTGGCTGCAACCATGAATGCAATGCAATGTTAAGTCTGTATTTGTTTGAAGTTTGAAGTAAGCTAAAGATAGTTGGTATAGATAGTAAAGATTCTATATGTTAGTACTAAGAATTGGACTCAGATTCTTGTGAAATCTAACTTTGTTCTTTACTAACTGTGCCAACGATCTTTAGTAGTAGATTCATGTAAAGAACTATGCAACTATCATCGTTAGATTGTAGAACTATTCCCTATCAAATTATCAATACTATTTTCCAACACTTGTGTGAAGAACTTCAACTTCTATATTACCATCACAATCACCACTATTCACCACATTTTTACCAAATATCaagtgaattttttatttagcaGAAAACAACCATTATAGTTCAGTATAATTATGACAATATGTTACATaacttttaataataaattttcgAAGCTATCAAACTCTTCAGTAAAATAACTAAAGAAGTTCAACTAGCTACCAACTGTACTAAAGTCTCTGATTAAAGTAGCAAAACACTTGTTCTATCAGGCTGCATTTGGAAGGAAATCGGAGACCTAAGAGATTGAGATTTTCTGTATTGTATttggtataaaatatattagatTAAATTATGTTTTGATATGATgtttaatttaagataaatataaaaattaagagataaatttaaaatttaaaaaattaaataaaaatatttttttaaaaaaatattattaaaatttcaatctCCTTACTAAATCTCCACTTTCTAAGCACAGGAGAGACTGAAATTTTAAGCTCATGATTCAAATTTAATTCCAATCTCTAACCATCAAACACTATCTCATAGTCATAGACACAAAATAGATTAATTGAATATGCGAATATGGGactccaaatttttgaatccacaaaaatgaaactaaaatcTTAGTCCAATTCCATTGCTTGTTGGGACACTTGTTTAGTTCCCTGAATCCCAGGGCCTTGGATTCTGGTGGGGAGAGTAAGTGAGTACGTTTCATAGAATTAGAAACATTAATGCAAGAAAAATGGGTCCACACAAAAGACCTTCTAATTAAAAATACCACCGACCACTGTTCTCAAAGTTGGATAACACCGTATCTTTTTCCAATCTTCACTATTTGGTCAACAATTCAGCATTAAACAGTTAATATGACTTTTTTGTATATGTACTAAAAAGAATTTTTCTAAACCAATTCCTATTTATATTCGGTTCTTCAAACAGAATACAAAATGTCCGGAAAATGAAAtttgttttattaaattaatcaaatattagagaaatgaaattcaaaaattaatttgatattataataaattaaaatattttaaacaattATCTAATCATATACACTACATTATAATTAAAAGTGTTTTCGTCATACAGTATTACTTTTGAAAGTTACCTATAAAAGCATATACaagataatattaaaatttctttttttttgtgtgtagTAGCGTAATATTAAAGCATATAAAATGATCCAACCTGCTCAAATTCTAATATATTGTGAAGACTACTAACTACACTAAGGAGACATATTTCAcaccaaaattaatttttcttaaaaacaaaataaaatacaatcCTATTAGATAACGAACAAAAGTCTAATCAACAACaaatcaataaatatttttaaattaattctgTATTAATTAGTtgtcactaatttaaattttattttttaaaaaatataaaattaataattattatttacagttattaaaattagtcggttaaaaattatttacctATACGTTCTTTTTTTGAGAATGTCATTAATATATTtcatttttctattaaaaaaaggTTGAAGGTAGATCCAGATTACatgtaaaataatatataatcgAAGCTCGAATATCTAAGTTGAGAATCAGATGAAGGAAATTAAAGGGGAATTAATCTATGCTAGGAATAAGAAGTAGATTGAAGTGTAATTTTAGGTATAGCTAGGAAGTTGAGGAATGAAtaatgaagaagagggagaaaGAATTGAGAATGGAATTGAAATGAATAATGATCGATCTGACCTTCTTTATGGAGGCTTTTTCAACCAGCTTCTTCACGGCGAACATTGTTCAAATAATCTTAGAGATGATATGAATTCAAGGAAagcaaattgaagaagaagaagaagaagaagaagaagtggggAATGTGCGTAGTTTGTGGCAGTTTGCAGTATCTGGTTCTGACGAAGAGGTGATTGATGAAAATATATACAATGCTTTTTCAAAGAACAGAAAGCACAACTAAACCAAAGATTCTTCTCACTTATGACAATGATGTTAATAGATTTCATCCTTTTTCTTTTGGCTACCAATTACCAAATTTAACGGTTGAAAATTTACTACAGTTCTTTTCACGTAAGTTTAATTAgttattagataataatttaattaaatttattaaattatttaataatttttaattgttaatttcATGTGAAATTAATTGTATATGAATTCtactaatttaaatataatggtaatgtctaattttaaatttagttaattAGTCTATTTATAAGTATTAAAAATTCGAAtctcattatatatatatgataatttATTGATCAgcgataaatttttaaattaatctcAGATTCTgttcaaattaatattttgcATATTGAGTTgagaaatactataaaaaaataatatctgaatttaaaaaaatagctggataattttacaattataaTTTGGGatttatgaaaataaatttaaataatacaatattatgtcatttcttaaaaaaaataattaaaaactacaatttactaaaaactaatactTATTGAGTTATAGAGaaattattatctatttttaCAAGCAAATATGTAATTTATAAATAGCCAACCACAAATAAGTTGAgacaattattaattttttataaagatataattatttatagtGTTTTTAATGTTGTATAACTATTTGTTGAGATGATTGTCCAAAAATATGCTGAAATTTAGTTTAGGATTTTCCTAATGagctttttaaaaatattgttgatatatattatagaagtagagaattttgtttttctcaataatgcattaaaaaaaagtaagaatttatatcttttattaaaattgtttCTTTTAGCCTAGAGTAGGGTTAATTCTTTTTAGTTAAAAAGACATGTCTTCTCTTCAAAtgatggttaatttttttgtatattaaaaaaattttgatgtacTTAATTATTGgattttatagtattttttaaaattttgggaATAATACAATATATTTCTTGTATTgacaatacaaaaaaatatattgttaatACAAGAGATGTATTATATTGTtttcacaattttaaaaaatatcataaaatttaataattaagtaTTATACTAAGATTATActaatatgtaaaaaaaatcgCCAAATGATCCCTTTTATTTTTAGAAGAAAACAAAATCTACagaaatgaaaaataaagaaaatctgTTATAGTGGATAGGATAAGATTTATCAAAAAGACATGTATCCTTGACTATGTATACAGTGTTAAAATGTTTAATttcactcactcactcactcactcactcacttACTCACTTTGACTTTGTCTTCACTCTTTAGAACGTGTTACTGTTTTCCTCGAACAAGTTAGATCCTACACGTGTCAGCTGTTGATAGTATAGTGGGACCCAAACGATGGATGGTGGAGCCCACACTATTATTACATATACGTGGCACAACCGAAGGGACTTTGCCTCATCCAATTGCGTTTTCTCTTCTCCCAACccccttttatttttggaaattttATTACTATCTTTTTGGATTGTTTGGTACCATTAACGTTAATGTTACCTAATGTTAAGTTATGTTAATCAATTTAGGTTAGTCGATAATTAGTCTACTTAAATAACAATCCCActaggtatatatatatatattttattgaaGAGGTTTCCATCACGTTTGCATGTGCATCTTCGACGGAAACGAGCAACAGAATTATAGAACCTtggaaaaatttaaaatgtattGGTATATTAATATTTCAGTAATTTTAatcgttaattttaattataaaaagtaTTGTTCGTTATCTGATGATCTCGAGTGTTTGACGGGTCGAAATGATTATGAGAAGTTGAGCGGGTGAGCCTTTGAACTGATGTGGAGGGAAAATTAGTGCGGGTTGCTGACGTCAGAGATAATGCGAAGCGTGGGGGTAGTCACTTGCAATGACATTCCGACAATCAAGTCAATGTTCGTACAACGTAATAGCCGAATTAGGTAAGAATGTTACGTACCTCGGGAGGAGAGCTGACTTCTCCCCTTATATATGGTGCTGGGTAGGCCCATGAGTGACCTAGCCCATTGGCCAAGAAGCTTCTATGAGCTGTCGCGGTCTATGTGGAAGAGTTAGGTCGGACCGGACCTTTGGGTCGGGGCTTTGGGTGTTGTTCCGAGGGGA
Above is a genomic segment from Arachis stenosperma cultivar V10309 chromosome 1, arast.V10309.gnm1.PFL2, whole genome shotgun sequence containing:
- the LOC130972018 gene encoding uncharacterized protein LOC130972018; this translates as MFAVKKLVEKASIKKPGGNSSDGLKASDVDPRLLFHNGVPSGAANFAFDNTHMILAISTKDGRIKLYGKGNSQGLLESSEPLPSKFLQFIQNQGILINVTSNNHIEVWDIDKKLLSDAYIVKEEITSFAVIQHSLYMYIGYSNGNISVLKIDQEPWHMVQMQYTIPLSASYGDSEVPDDTVVTHILPQPAAESKRVLIIFRNGQIILWDIRESKTVFKTGGNMSQPLHSETKKVSSACWSCPFGSKVVVGYNNGEIFVWSIPSLNIGRDSSASAPDHNTTQNTPLLKLNLGYKSEKIPIGSMKWIYAEGKASRLYVMGDCDDASSLNSLQVVLLNENIESRTIKLGLHLSESCVAMELISATSNEQSKHRQESLILIGKSGHIYQYDDGLIERYLIQSQSKSSPSLPKEVTVKLPFADSSITTSKFISNTTDVLNIEEEYYRELIKNYPPLITVETNQKDGSTLMSSAKFTGFSKVQNLYITGHSNGALNFWDASCPLFIPILQLKQQSENDFSLSGIPLTALFFDSTYPLLVSGDQSGTVRLFRFKPEPYTTNSFMSLTGGSKKGTDHIIQSVKVLKTNGAVLSMNINHSSTHLAVGSDQGHVSVFSMDGPTLLYQKNIASEISAGIVDLHFLTCSLQGFAKNILVVGTKDSSILALDSETGNTLGNGSVHPKKPSRALFMQVLDGQGNSEDATTKQSHILLCSEKALYVYSLVHAVQGTKKVLYKKKFHSSSCCWASTFHSNNDIGLTLLFTNGKVELRSLPELSLIVETSIRGFNYSPPKLGSFSDIQMCCSSRGDLVLVSGDQEILVFSALVQRKIFRLLDSVSTIYSKERMASQEELVPSQAIHKEKKKGIFSSVIKDLTGGKEKHALIPETEDSKESIQELSVIFSNPNFPSEADNNDNLTADEDDLDLNIDDIDIDDHQEKHREQNKLGLGALNKKKLAGKFHALKGKLKEMKGNIHKTSAKEDQQEEQAGTVDQIKKKYGFSSYSCSNEKSAAKLSESKLRENLNKLQGINVKTAEMQDTAKSFSSLANQVLRTAEQDRRSS